Proteins co-encoded in one Streptomyces roseochromogenus subsp. oscitans DS 12.976 genomic window:
- a CDS encoding glycoside hydrolase family 31 protein, with amino-acid sequence MLLAVSSLALALPGALPTRAQAAGERPAPAPPRVSRTAGGLALTVPPSGNAPGYVVDVTTAQLELSTRRSGTSVLATAAGDTGALRFRLGGSWQHATRVTGWTWRGGTLTLTADTTADGATVEARLTPSADRYSLDWNVKGAVPDRLGLAYDLKSAGHWYGHGEAETPQGGPGTDQPWPLDSGEVVHPSFSPSSYDMIDPFWYTSSATGLRVDTGHVMDVSINGGMDGIGRFDIESADPYKATVFVESTPLEVYRDYVGIVGKPARSDATYEQYAKPVWNSWAQFYTHVDQARLLDYAQDLHDNGLSGHTLQLDDKWESDYGNMTFDAKAYPDPRAMSDKIHQLGFDFGLWVTLWINLDSDQYRYAADHGYLLKDAGDTTKPCTVTWWNGTAGIVDLGNPEAKAWYVGRLGKLMSSYDIDGLKFDTRFFDDKCAPHEGYQPTDYQRLGAELADRFDLQGVGIRVHWDSTAHRAGFVTRQVDKGTGWNSLRASVTQNLAISTIGYPFVTTDMIGGSSSEPPPSKQVLVRWAQSAALQPLMYSSTSPVDTIDVTTGKKVTYDRQTIDLYRKAIARHERLAPYIWDQVRQTVKTGDPIMRPLFFDFPRDTAAYTITDEWMLGPAVLAALQLTDRATRTVHLPPGIWYDVNHGTVIHGPRTLPAYPAPLGVTPAFVNLRAQGAAKALRALRGADDPVPLALKTPSP; translated from the coding sequence ATGCTCCTCGCCGTCTCCTCCCTGGCTCTCGCTCTCCCCGGGGCTCTGCCCACCCGGGCCCAGGCAGCCGGAGAGAGGCCGGCGCCAGCCCCGCCGAGGGTGAGCCGCACCGCCGGCGGACTCGCGCTCACGGTCCCACCGAGCGGCAACGCCCCCGGTTACGTTGTCGACGTGACGACCGCTCAACTGGAACTGTCCACCAGACGCTCCGGCACATCCGTACTGGCCACCGCGGCCGGCGACACCGGCGCGCTGCGCTTCCGCCTCGGCGGCAGCTGGCAGCACGCCACCAGGGTCACCGGTTGGACCTGGCGCGGCGGCACCCTGACCCTCACCGCGGACACGACCGCCGACGGCGCCACCGTGGAGGCCCGTCTCACACCGTCCGCCGACCGCTACTCACTCGACTGGAACGTCAAGGGCGCCGTCCCCGACCGGCTGGGCCTCGCCTACGACCTGAAGTCCGCCGGTCACTGGTACGGCCATGGCGAGGCCGAGACCCCGCAGGGCGGGCCCGGCACCGACCAGCCGTGGCCGCTCGACAGTGGTGAGGTCGTCCACCCCTCCTTCAGCCCGTCCTCGTACGACATGATCGATCCGTTCTGGTACACCTCCAGCGCGACCGGACTGCGGGTGGACACCGGGCACGTCATGGATGTGTCGATCAACGGCGGCATGGACGGGATCGGGCGCTTCGACATCGAATCCGCCGATCCCTACAAGGCGACCGTCTTCGTGGAGTCCACCCCGCTGGAGGTCTACCGCGACTACGTCGGCATCGTCGGCAAGCCCGCCAGGAGCGACGCGACGTACGAGCAGTACGCCAAGCCGGTGTGGAACTCCTGGGCGCAGTTCTACACCCACGTCGACCAGGCCCGGCTCCTGGACTACGCACAGGACCTGCACGACAACGGCCTCAGCGGCCACACGCTCCAACTCGACGACAAGTGGGAGTCCGACTACGGGAACATGACCTTCGACGCGAAGGCCTATCCGGACCCCAGGGCCATGTCAGACAAGATCCACCAGCTCGGCTTCGACTTCGGCCTCTGGGTCACCCTCTGGATCAACCTGGACTCCGACCAGTACCGGTACGCCGCCGACCACGGCTATCTGCTCAAGGACGCGGGTGACACGACGAAGCCGTGCACGGTCACCTGGTGGAACGGCACCGCGGGCATCGTCGACCTCGGCAACCCCGAAGCCAAGGCCTGGTACGTCGGACGGCTCGGGAAGCTGATGAGCTCCTACGACATCGACGGCCTGAAGTTCGACACCCGCTTCTTCGACGACAAGTGTGCCCCGCACGAGGGCTACCAGCCCACCGACTACCAACGGCTCGGCGCCGAACTCGCCGACCGTTTCGACCTCCAGGGCGTCGGCATCCGGGTGCACTGGGACAGCACCGCCCACCGCGCCGGATTCGTCACCCGGCAGGTGGACAAGGGCACCGGCTGGAACTCCCTGCGCGCCTCCGTCACCCAGAACCTCGCGATCTCCACGATCGGCTACCCCTTCGTCACCACCGACATGATCGGCGGCTCCAGCAGCGAGCCCCCACCGAGCAAGCAGGTCCTGGTGCGCTGGGCCCAGTCCGCCGCCCTGCAGCCGCTGATGTACTCCTCCACCTCACCCGTGGACACCATCGACGTGACGACCGGCAAGAAGGTCACCTACGACCGGCAGACCATCGACCTCTACCGCAAGGCGATCGCACGGCACGAACGGCTCGCTCCCTACATCTGGGACCAGGTCCGGCAGACCGTGAAGACCGGCGACCCGATCATGCGTCCCCTGTTCTTCGACTTCCCGCGGGACACGGCGGCCTACACGATCACCGACGAGTGGATGCTCGGCCCGGCCGTCCTCGCCGCCCTGCAGCTCACCGACCGCGCCACCCGCACCGTCCATCTCCCGCCCGGCATCTGGTACGACGTCAACCACGGCACGGTGATCCACGGACCCAGGACCCTCCCCGCCTACCCCGCCCCGCTTGGCGTCACCCCCGCCTTCGTGAACCTCAGGGCCCAGGGCGCCGCCAAGGCCCTGCGGGCGTTGCGGGGTGCCGACGACCCCGTGCCGCTCGCCCTGAAGACTCCCTCCCCGTGA
- a CDS encoding alpha-N-acetylglucosaminidase TIM-barrel domain-containing protein has product MPRSAGTFKDSDNCGAVGVTRRGVLAGALVLGGVALPARPREAHAADDPAPAAAALRRLLPEHHDQFTLLPLAADGTDRFRVTGRTGRITVEGTSPAVLLTGVHTYLRRTVHASVSWTGDQLALPGLLPAPAEELTGRANVPHRFVLNDTDEGYTGPYRDWDTWQRELDVLAAHGVNRILVYAGADAVYYDTFRKFLYTDAEMRSWIPAPAHQPWWLLQNMSGFGGPVSRQLIERRAQLARRIVDRVRELGMTPVLPGYFGTVPDDFPARYGGDARVVPQGTWVGFNRPDWLDPRTTAFGDVAAAFYRAQSDRLGDSTMYKMDLLHEGGNPGDVPVGEAARAVEAALRRAHPGALWAILGWESNPPRALLDAVDKSRMLIVDGLSDRYPTVTDRESDWGRTPYAYGSIWNFGGHTAIGANTPDWVEWYPKWRDKSGSSLAGIAVMPEASDNNAPALALLTDLAWTPGTIDLDDWFAAHSVYRYGGADRHAAAAWHTLRATAYGMRRTDSWSEAPDGLFGARPSLTATKAATWSPETDRYDTTAFDPALSELLDIREELRQSPAYLYDVVDVARQVLSNRSRLLLPQLKAAHDTGDQDLFGTLTHTWLSWMDLLDQLLSTSRPHLLGRWLAEARSWGADPTEQDRLEYDARSLLTTWGGRESSEAGLHDYANREWAGLVGGLYRTRWQTYFDALSSGNDPDTIDWFALDDAWAHAHEAHPAEPQGSPYTLACRVRDVLAGTPYQSTLTAVADPGAVAPNRPAIVKLTLTNRNGFAPAREVTLSLKLPAGLTARPLGPVEAATLAPGGTLTARFEIRLSGAPDALVSQLVAVATQRGGGRTVAPVRLLAVTGAGEPYRAVTSNDAEFGMLGEEIAVEGAGADLWGGTNDFGALYRAGAYGAGSIASVRVTSQDATGPWARAGLMLANDLTAVGSGGYVNLAVTPSNGCVLSWDADGDGGFDSIATDDSAEVPVHLRLRRDGTAFVGEYSTDGTTWTEVGTATPAKTAGTQDAGVFMTAASGATGGRGIATFTNFTIAP; this is encoded by the coding sequence GTGCCCCGTTCCGCAGGGACGTTCAAGGACAGCGACAACTGCGGCGCCGTCGGCGTCACCCGCCGAGGTGTGCTCGCGGGCGCCCTTGTCCTCGGCGGTGTCGCCCTGCCGGCCCGCCCACGGGAGGCGCACGCGGCCGACGACCCGGCACCCGCCGCGGCCGCGCTGCGGCGGCTGCTGCCCGAGCACCACGACCAGTTCACGCTGCTGCCGCTCGCCGCGGACGGCACGGACCGTTTCCGGGTCACCGGTAGGACCGGCCGGATCACCGTCGAGGGCACCAGCCCCGCAGTCCTCCTCACCGGCGTCCACACCTACCTGCGGCGCACCGTCCACGCCTCGGTCTCCTGGACCGGCGACCAGCTCGCTCTGCCCGGCCTGCTTCCTGCTCCCGCCGAAGAGCTCACCGGGAGGGCGAACGTACCCCACCGATTCGTCCTCAACGACACCGACGAGGGCTACACCGGCCCCTACCGCGACTGGGACACATGGCAGCGCGAGCTGGATGTCCTCGCCGCTCACGGTGTCAACCGCATCCTGGTCTATGCGGGCGCGGACGCGGTCTATTACGACACGTTCCGGAAGTTCCTCTACACCGACGCCGAGATGCGGTCGTGGATCCCGGCCCCGGCCCACCAGCCGTGGTGGCTGCTGCAGAACATGTCGGGCTTCGGCGGCCCCGTCTCGCGGCAGCTCATCGAGCGGCGGGCGCAGCTGGCGCGGCGGATCGTGGACCGGGTACGGGAACTGGGCATGACGCCGGTTCTGCCCGGCTATTTCGGCACGGTCCCCGACGACTTCCCCGCCCGGTACGGAGGGGACGCGAGGGTGGTGCCACAAGGGACCTGGGTCGGGTTCAACCGGCCCGACTGGCTCGACCCGCGCACCACGGCCTTCGGGGACGTGGCGGCCGCCTTCTACCGCGCCCAGTCGGACCGCCTCGGCGACAGCACGATGTACAAGATGGACCTGCTGCACGAGGGCGGCAACCCCGGCGACGTGCCGGTGGGCGAAGCCGCCAGGGCTGTCGAGGCGGCCCTGCGGCGGGCACACCCGGGCGCGCTCTGGGCCATCCTCGGCTGGGAGAGCAACCCGCCCCGGGCCCTGCTGGACGCCGTGGACAAGTCCCGCATGCTGATCGTGGACGGGCTCTCCGACCGCTACCCGACGGTCACCGACCGAGAGAGCGACTGGGGCCGCACCCCCTACGCCTACGGCAGCATCTGGAACTTCGGCGGACACACCGCGATCGGCGCCAACACCCCCGACTGGGTGGAGTGGTACCCCAAGTGGCGTGACAAGAGCGGGAGTTCCTTGGCCGGGATCGCGGTGATGCCCGAAGCCTCCGACAACAACGCGCCCGCCCTCGCCCTGCTCACCGACCTGGCATGGACGCCCGGCACGATCGATCTGGACGACTGGTTCGCCGCCCACTCCGTCTACCGGTACGGCGGCGCGGACCGGCACGCGGCCGCCGCCTGGCACACGCTCCGTGCCACCGCCTACGGCATGCGCCGCACGGACTCCTGGAGCGAGGCCCCGGACGGCCTCTTCGGTGCCCGCCCGAGCCTGACCGCGACCAAGGCCGCCACCTGGAGCCCGGAGACCGACCGCTACGACACCACGGCCTTCGACCCGGCGCTGAGCGAACTCCTCGATATCCGCGAGGAGTTGAGGCAGAGCCCCGCATACCTGTACGACGTCGTGGACGTCGCCCGCCAGGTCCTGTCCAACCGCAGCCGTCTCCTGCTCCCGCAGCTCAAGGCGGCCCACGATACGGGCGACCAGGACCTGTTCGGCACGCTGACCCACACCTGGCTGTCCTGGATGGACCTGCTGGACCAGCTGCTGTCGACATCCCGCCCGCACCTGCTGGGCCGCTGGCTGGCTGAGGCGCGATCCTGGGGCGCGGACCCCACCGAGCAGGACCGCCTGGAGTACGACGCCCGGTCGCTCCTCACCACCTGGGGCGGCCGGGAGAGCAGTGAAGCGGGCCTGCACGACTACGCCAACCGCGAGTGGGCAGGCCTGGTCGGCGGTCTGTACCGAACGCGTTGGCAGACGTACTTCGACGCCCTGTCGTCCGGAAACGACCCGGACACGATCGACTGGTTCGCCCTCGATGACGCCTGGGCACACGCCCACGAGGCGCATCCGGCCGAGCCCCAGGGGTCCCCGTACACCCTGGCCTGCCGGGTGCGGGACGTCCTCGCGGGCACCCCGTACCAGTCCACACTGACGGCGGTGGCCGACCCGGGCGCGGTGGCGCCCAACCGCCCGGCCATCGTGAAGCTCACCCTCACGAACCGAAACGGATTCGCGCCGGCACGCGAGGTGACCCTCTCCCTGAAGCTCCCCGCCGGCCTGACAGCGCGCCCCCTCGGCCCGGTGGAAGCGGCAACGCTGGCCCCCGGCGGAACACTCACCGCCCGCTTCGAGATCCGTCTCTCCGGAGCCCCGGACGCCCTGGTCAGCCAGCTGGTCGCGGTGGCGACCCAGCGGGGCGGCGGCAGGACGGTCGCTCCGGTACGCCTGCTGGCGGTCACCGGAGCCGGCGAGCCGTATCGCGCGGTCACGTCCAACGACGCGGAGTTCGGCATGCTCGGCGAAGAGATCGCCGTCGAAGGCGCCGGCGCGGACCTGTGGGGTGGCACGAACGACTTCGGGGCCCTCTACCGCGCCGGCGCGTACGGCGCGGGATCCATCGCCTCGGTGCGGGTCACCTCGCAGGACGCGACCGGCCCCTGGGCGCGGGCGGGACTGATGCTCGCCAACGACCTGACCGCCGTCGGCTCGGGAGGATACGTCAACCTTGCGGTGACCCCGTCCAACGGCTGCGTCCTGAGCTGGGACGCGGACGGCGACGGCGGCTTCGACTCGATCGCGACGGACGATTCCGCGGAAGTCCCCGTCCACCTGCGGCTACGCCGCGACGGCACGGCCTTCGTGGGGGAGTACAGCACGGACGGCACGACATGGACCGAGGTGGGCACGGCGACGCCGGCGAAGACGGCCGGGACCCAGGACGCGGGAGTGTTCATGACCGCGGCGAGTGGGGCGACGGGAGGGAGGGGCATCGCGACGTTCACGAACTTCACGATCGCGCCCTGA
- a CDS encoding alpha/beta fold hydrolase: MTLLHAHDYGGDGPQLVLLHGYGRSLTDWDASAPLLTAGHRVLAVDLPGHGNSPGISPWTIPTVVRHITDTLDAHGVPEAVVVGHSLGGLVGVEYARANPDRARAAVNLDGFWWGRDYPGAERVSEGLLASAGTIAPPEYIEHQVINAARFGIPADRAEAAARAAVRPLPDGTWQTRPERAEAVGILDELHRLGALGVPTWLDGVDCPLLLVQAGRRLPPAPGMEWFDDFSARFAHGVSDELAALSRTRPTISVNRIDATHPMIMETPEAVATLVAGFVRGLPD, translated from the coding sequence ATGACACTTCTACACGCTCATGACTATGGGGGCGATGGCCCGCAACTGGTTCTCCTGCACGGTTACGGACGGTCCCTCACCGACTGGGACGCCTCGGCCCCCCTGCTCACCGCCGGGCACCGTGTCCTCGCCGTCGACCTTCCCGGCCACGGCAACTCTCCCGGTATCTCCCCCTGGACCATCCCGACCGTGGTGCGGCACATCACGGACACGCTCGACGCGCATGGCGTGCCAGAGGCCGTTGTGGTGGGCCATTCCCTCGGCGGACTGGTCGGGGTCGAGTACGCCCGGGCGAACCCGGATCGGGCCCGTGCCGCCGTGAATCTCGACGGTTTCTGGTGGGGACGCGACTACCCCGGCGCTGAACGGGTGAGTGAGGGGCTGCTGGCGTCGGCCGGGACCATCGCGCCGCCCGAGTACATCGAACATCAGGTCATCAACGCCGCCCGATTCGGCATCCCCGCCGACCGCGCGGAAGCCGCTGCCCGCGCGGCCGTACGCCCCTTGCCCGACGGCACGTGGCAGACGAGGCCGGAACGGGCGGAGGCGGTGGGGATCCTGGACGAACTTCACAGGCTCGGCGCGCTCGGTGTGCCCACGTGGCTGGACGGGGTCGACTGCCCGCTGCTGCTGGTACAGGCCGGCCGAAGGCTACCGCCTGCTCCTGGCATGGAGTGGTTCGACGATTTCAGCGCCCGGTTCGCACATGGAGTCTCCGACGAGCTGGCCGCGCTCTCCCGTACCCGGCCGACGATCAGCGTCAACCGGATTGACGCCACGCACCCCATGATCATGGAGACTCCGGAAGCGGTGGCGACGCTGGTCGCCGGGTTCGTTCGAGGGCTGCCCGACTAA
- a CDS encoding NADP-dependent oxidoreductase: protein MKAVRFNQFGGPEVLGIVDLPDPHPGPGQVRIAVRAAGVNPSDWKKRKGLMDRELPQMLGHEAAGVVDELGEGVADVAVGDRVFGFSGEGAAQAELAVLDHYAPIPASLDFPGAAALPAAIETATRALDQLGVGSGSTLLINGASGSVGSAAVQLAVVRGTRVIGTASPANHEYLRSLGAEPVAYGSGLVGRVRVLAPDGVDEALDVAGSGVLPELIELTGGTEHVVTVADFAGAQRYGVTFSRGDAGRAVHVLAEIGELIEAGRFSLPVAQTFPLAEIAEAHRVSEDGHVRGKLVLLVG from the coding sequence GTGAAGGCGGTCCGTTTCAACCAGTTCGGGGGCCCGGAGGTCCTCGGGATCGTGGATCTCCCCGATCCGCATCCGGGGCCCGGCCAGGTTCGGATTGCGGTGCGCGCGGCCGGTGTCAACCCCAGCGACTGGAAGAAGCGCAAGGGCCTGATGGATCGGGAGCTCCCGCAGATGCTGGGCCACGAGGCGGCGGGCGTCGTCGACGAGCTCGGCGAGGGGGTTGCGGACGTGGCCGTCGGCGATCGCGTGTTCGGCTTCTCCGGTGAGGGGGCGGCCCAGGCCGAGCTGGCGGTGCTGGACCACTATGCGCCGATCCCGGCGTCGCTTGACTTCCCCGGCGCCGCCGCGCTGCCGGCCGCCATCGAGACGGCCACGCGCGCGCTTGACCAGCTCGGCGTCGGGAGCGGCAGCACGCTGCTCATCAACGGCGCCTCCGGAAGCGTCGGCAGCGCCGCGGTTCAGCTCGCCGTGGTGCGCGGCACGCGCGTGATCGGCACCGCCAGTCCGGCCAACCACGAGTACCTTCGCTCCCTGGGGGCCGAGCCTGTCGCCTACGGTTCGGGCCTCGTCGGGCGGGTTCGCGTGCTTGCTCCCGACGGCGTCGACGAGGCGCTCGACGTCGCCGGGAGCGGCGTGCTGCCCGAGCTCATCGAGCTCACGGGTGGCACGGAGCACGTCGTGACGGTCGCCGACTTCGCCGGCGCGCAGAGGTACGGGGTGACGTTCAGCCGTGGGGACGCCGGCCGCGCGGTCCATGTACTCGCCGAGATCGGCGAGCTGATCGAGGCCGGGCGTTTCTCGCTTCCTGTCGCGCAGACCTTCCCGCTCGCCGAGATCGCGGAGGCGCACCGCGTCAGCGAGGACGGTCACGTTCGCGGGAAGCTCGTGCTGCTGGTCGGCTGA
- a CDS encoding peroxiredoxin-like family protein, whose translation MTSLNAELRAFYEARQQQIPAEVRQVMHRAGQELADSGQVDRALTVGDRAPRFRLPSATGQTVALDDLIAECPVVLTFYRGAWCPYCNIALRALQQHHTDITARDARLVAVSPQIPDESLSLAEKHSLTFDVLSDVGSDTAKQYGLAFDLPDDLAAVYDKLGFDLQRVNDGHPRTIPLPATYVIDRDGVIRWAFVNTDYTTRAEPSDIITALDALS comes from the coding sequence GTGACCAGCCTCAACGCTGAACTTCGCGCCTTCTACGAAGCCCGCCAACAGCAGATCCCCGCCGAAGTGCGGCAGGTCATGCATCGGGCCGGCCAGGAACTCGCCGACTCCGGACAGGTCGACCGCGCCCTCACCGTCGGCGATCGAGCTCCCCGGTTCCGGCTGCCTTCAGCCACCGGCCAGACGGTCGCGCTGGACGACCTGATCGCCGAATGCCCGGTAGTGCTGACCTTCTACCGAGGCGCCTGGTGTCCGTACTGCAACATCGCCCTGCGCGCCCTCCAGCAGCACCACACCGATATCACCGCACGCGACGCCCGCCTGGTCGCCGTATCCCCGCAGATCCCGGACGAATCTCTCAGCCTCGCCGAGAAGCACAGCCTGACCTTCGACGTCCTCAGCGACGTCGGCTCCGACACCGCCAAGCAGTACGGCCTCGCCTTCGACCTCCCCGACGACCTCGCCGCGGTCTACGACAAGCTCGGCTTCGACCTTCAGCGCGTCAACGACGGCCACCCCCGCACCATCCCGCTGCCCGCCACCTACGTCATCGACCGCGATGGCGTCATCCGGTGGGCCTTCGTCAACACCGACTACACCACCCGCGCCGAACCGTCCGACATCATCACCGCCCTCGACGCACTGAGCTGA
- a CDS encoding TetR/AcrR family transcriptional regulator encodes MPDIKHFDPDATLDTVVRLFWQQGVATTGIQDIVTATGLNRSSLYATFGGKQELYLTALRRYLEQRSQPMFRRLAQDERGLPAIAEFFDGLIEARCSGEYARWGCMVSNAHAGAENGDPDVRAILDRHHQELRDAMYAALVTAEAAGQLAAGAAPGAAADLLALLAYGVNLRSRAGAEAKALLRTVTVALESIGRPAAA; translated from the coding sequence ATGCCGGATATCAAGCACTTCGACCCGGACGCGACCCTGGACACCGTGGTGCGGTTGTTCTGGCAACAGGGTGTGGCCACCACCGGCATCCAGGACATCGTGACCGCGACCGGCCTCAACCGCTCCAGTCTGTACGCCACCTTCGGCGGCAAGCAGGAGCTCTACCTCACCGCACTGCGCCGCTATCTCGAACAGCGCTCCCAGCCGATGTTCCGCCGGCTTGCGCAGGATGAGCGCGGCTTGCCCGCCATCGCAGAGTTCTTCGACGGCCTGATCGAGGCAAGGTGTTCGGGCGAGTACGCCCGCTGGGGCTGCATGGTCTCCAACGCGCACGCCGGAGCGGAGAACGGCGATCCCGACGTCCGCGCCATTCTCGACCGGCACCACCAAGAGCTGCGGGACGCGATGTACGCGGCGCTCGTCACGGCCGAGGCCGCGGGGCAGCTGGCCGCTGGGGCCGCCCCGGGAGCGGCGGCCGATCTGCTGGCCTTGCTCGCCTATGGCGTGAACCTGCGCTCGCGCGCCGGCGCCGAGGCCAAGGCGCTGCTCAGGACGGTGACCGTGGCGCTGGAATCAATCGGCCGGCCGGCCGCCGCCTGA
- a CDS encoding flavodoxin family protein, with the protein MTAPSPATDAPPARYDDLRALVINCTLKRSPETSNTQGLIDRSTAILDAQGVHVDVVRAVDHDIATGVWPDMREHGWKTDAWPDLYQQVLEADILVLAGPIWLGDNSSVMKQVIERLYACSSLLNEAGQYAYYGRVGGCLITGNEDGVKHCAMNVLYSLQHLGYTIPPQADAGWIGEAGPGPSYLDPGSGGPENDFTNRNTTFMTWNLLHLARALKDLGGIPAYGNQRTAWDAGCRRDYENPEHR; encoded by the coding sequence GTGACTGCTCCGTCGCCCGCCACCGATGCACCGCCGGCCCGGTACGACGACCTGCGCGCCCTCGTGATCAACTGCACGCTGAAGCGTTCGCCGGAGACGAGCAACACGCAGGGGCTGATCGACCGGAGCACCGCGATCCTGGACGCGCAGGGGGTGCACGTCGATGTCGTCCGGGCCGTGGACCACGACATCGCCACCGGGGTGTGGCCCGACATGAGAGAGCACGGCTGGAAGACGGACGCCTGGCCGGACCTCTACCAACAGGTCCTGGAGGCCGACATCCTCGTCCTGGCAGGACCCATCTGGCTCGGCGACAACAGCTCCGTGATGAAGCAGGTGATCGAACGCCTCTACGCCTGCTCCAGCCTGCTCAATGAAGCAGGCCAGTACGCCTACTACGGCCGCGTCGGAGGGTGCCTGATCACCGGCAATGAGGACGGCGTCAAGCACTGCGCCATGAACGTGCTCTACAGCCTGCAGCACCTGGGCTACACCATCCCGCCCCAGGCGGACGCCGGCTGGATCGGCGAGGCGGGTCCCGGCCCCTCGTACCTCGATCCCGGCTCGGGCGGCCCGGAGAATGACTTCACCAACCGCAACACCACCTTCATGACCTGGAACCTGCTGCACCTGGCCCGCGCGCTGAAGGACCTCGGTGGCATCCCCGCCTACGGGAACCAGCGCACCGCCTGGGACGCCGGCTGCCGCCGCGACTACGAGAACCCCGAACACCGGTAG
- a CDS encoding extracellular solute-binding protein, whose protein sequence is MSRVVLRSARRSAALATAVSLSALALAGCSGSNDSGGASSDKEPAGSLRGQTITVYSGQHEQTVSALVKDFQARTGIKANVRSGDEAELANQILTEGPASPADVFFAENPPALTTLENKGLLAKVNAATLAAVPSGDSSAKGDWVGVSAREAAFVYNTGKLQAGQVPPNVKDLAGTAWKGKLGIAPGETDFTPIVTRMIQTDGEAGAKSWLEGLKANSKVYGSNEDLVAAVNRGEVEGGAIDHYYWYRLRDEQGAAHMHSALGYFKQGDPGALVDVSGAAVLSHGQHRAAAQAFLAYLTSKPAQQIIATSESYEYPLAAGVKNTKVSRALTASGPVAQAGDLGDGKNALQLLQSVGLL, encoded by the coding sequence ATGTCTCGTGTCGTCCTGCGGTCCGCTCGACGGTCCGCCGCGCTGGCGACGGCGGTGTCGCTGTCCGCCCTGGCGCTGGCCGGGTGCAGCGGTTCGAACGACTCCGGGGGCGCGTCGTCGGACAAGGAGCCGGCTGGTTCGCTGAGGGGGCAGACGATCACCGTCTACAGCGGTCAGCACGAGCAGACGGTCAGCGCGCTGGTGAAGGACTTCCAGGCGCGGACCGGCATCAAGGCCAACGTCCGCTCGGGCGACGAGGCCGAGCTGGCCAACCAGATCCTCACCGAGGGACCGGCCTCCCCGGCGGATGTGTTCTTCGCGGAGAATCCGCCCGCGCTCACCACCCTGGAGAACAAGGGCCTGCTGGCAAAGGTGAACGCCGCCACCCTGGCGGCGGTTCCGTCGGGCGACAGCTCCGCCAAGGGCGACTGGGTGGGTGTCTCCGCCCGCGAGGCGGCGTTCGTCTACAACACCGGCAAGCTCCAGGCGGGCCAAGTACCGCCCAATGTGAAGGACTTGGCCGGCACGGCGTGGAAGGGGAAGCTGGGCATCGCGCCGGGTGAGACGGACTTCACCCCGATCGTCACCAGGATGATCCAGACGGATGGCGAGGCCGGAGCGAAGAGCTGGCTGGAGGGGCTGAAGGCCAACAGCAAGGTCTACGGCAGCAACGAGGACCTGGTCGCCGCGGTGAACCGGGGCGAGGTCGAGGGCGGCGCAATCGACCACTACTACTGGTACCGTCTGCGCGACGAGCAAGGCGCCGCCCACATGCACAGCGCACTCGGCTACTTCAAGCAGGGCGACCCCGGCGCGCTGGTGGACGTCTCCGGCGCTGCCGTCCTCTCCCACGGCCAGCACCGGGCGGCCGCCCAGGCGTTCCTCGCCTACCTGACCAGCAAGCCCGCCCAGCAGATCATCGCCACCTCCGAGAGCTACGAGTATCCGCTTGCCGCCGGGGTGAAGAACACCAAGGTGAGCCGGGCGCTGACGGCTTCCGGACCGGTCGCGCAGGCCGGCGACCTCGGTGACGGCAAGAACGCGCTGCAGCTCCTGCAGTCCGTCGGTCTGCTGTGA